In Brachybacterium saurashtrense, the genomic stretch AGAGCTCACCTGGAACCCCACCACCCCGGGCACCGAGCTGACCGCGCTGGTGCGCGGCCGCACCCTGCAGGAGGTCGCGCGGTCGCTCTCCACCGGCGGCGGTGTGGAGATCGCGCTGTCCGAGGACGACTCGGCGACCCTGATCGGCTTCGAGGCCGGCGGCCGCCGCACCACCTCCACCCTGGTGGACGGCGAGTACCCCCCGGTGCGTCGTCTGTTCCCGGACAGCTCCGCGATCACCGCCGTGGTCGCCACGGGCAGCCTGATCGACGCCGTCAAGCGCGTCTCGCTGGTCGCCGAGCGGAACACCCCGGTGCGGCTCTCCTTCACCGAGGGGCAGGTCGCGCTCGAGGCCGGCGCCGGCGACGACGCCCAGGCCAGCGAGGTGCTCGAGGCGCAGCTCGAGGGCGAGGACCTCGTGGTGGGCTTCAACTCCGGATTCCTGCTGGACGGTCTCGGCGCCCTGGGCACCGAGTTCGCACGGCTCACCTTCACCGACTCGATCAAGCCCTCGGTGATGACCGGCCAGGACTCCCTCGAGGGCACGCCGGACACCTCGTACCGGTACCTGATCATGCCGATGCGGATCTGAGGGAGGGCGAGCCCTCCCCGTGCAGCTGACCGCTCTCGATCTCACCGACTTCCGCTCCTACTCCCGGCTGTCCCTGCCCCTCACCCCGGGCATCACCGTGCTGGTGGGCCAGAACGGGCAGGGCAAGACCAATGTCATCGAGGCGCTGTGGTACCTCGCGACCCTCTCCAGCCACCGGGTCCCCCACGATGGCGCGCTGGTGCACCGCGGCGAGAGCACCGCGATCATCCGGGCGAGCTTCGTGCGCGCCGGGCGCCCGCTGCAGGTGGATCTCGAGATCACACCGGGGAAGTCCAATCGCGCCCGGCTGCAGGGCCAGAACGTCTCCCGCCTCCGCGACCTGCTCGGCGAGGTGCGCGCGGTGCTGTTCGCCCCCGAGGACCTGGGCCTGGTCAAGGCCGATCCCGAGGGCCGACGCCGCTTCCTGGACGAGCTGCTGTTCGAGATCGCGCCGCGCTTCGCCTCCGTGCGCGCCGACTACGACCGGGTGCTCAAGCAGCGCGGCAACCTCCTCAAGCAGATGCGCTCGATGCGGCGCGGCGGCAGCGGCCGCAGCGTCGGCGGCCTGGACCCGGCCGATTCCGCCGCCTCCACGCTCGAGGTGTGGGACCAGCAGCTGGCACGCCACGGCGCCGAGCTGCTGCGCGCCCGGCTGCACCTGGTCAATCGACTCCGCCCCCACCTGGGCTACTCCTACCTGCGGGTCTCCACCGATGAAGGGGCCGAACAGGCGCTGAGCCTTCCCCCGGACCAGCGCGGCGAGGTGGACTCCCCGGCCGACATCCGCTACCGCTCCGCCGTGCTCGAGGAGCTCGGCGCCGCTCCCGGCACCCTGCCGGGCACCCGGGAGATCCACGACGTGATGGCCGCGATGCTGGCGGCCGGTCACGACGAGGAGATCGATCGCGGCACCACCCTGGTGGGCCCGCACCGCGATGACATGGAGATCCGCCTCCACGACTTCCCCGCCAAGGGGTACGCCAGCCACGGCGAGTCGTGGTCCCTGGC encodes the following:
- the dnaN gene encoding DNA polymerase III subunit beta, which gives rise to MKFHLDRGVLGDAVSWATRTLPVRPAMPILQGVRIVADAGGELQLSTFDYEVSAQIRLEAEIEQPGEVLVQGRMLSDIVKALPNKDVSIALEGTKLQVRCGSARFALATLPVEEYPQLPTMPPVAGAVPADVFSEAISQVTVAASKDDTLPLLTGVKVEISGETMTLMATDRYRLALRELTWNPTTPGTELTALVRGRTLQEVARSLSTGGGVEIALSEDDSATLIGFEAGGRRTTSTLVDGEYPPVRRLFPDSSAITAVVATGSLIDAVKRVSLVAERNTPVRLSFTEGQVALEAGAGDDAQASEVLEAQLEGEDLVVGFNSGFLLDGLGALGTEFARLTFTDSIKPSVMTGQDSLEGTPDTSYRYLIMPMRI
- the recF gene encoding DNA replication/repair protein RecF (All proteins in this family for which functions are known are DNA-binding proteins that assist the filamentation of RecA onto DNA for the initiation of recombination or recombinational repair.), which codes for MQLTALDLTDFRSYSRLSLPLTPGITVLVGQNGQGKTNVIEALWYLATLSSHRVPHDGALVHRGESTAIIRASFVRAGRPLQVDLEITPGKSNRARLQGQNVSRLRDLLGEVRAVLFAPEDLGLVKADPEGRRRFLDELLFEIAPRFASVRADYDRVLKQRGNLLKQMRSMRRGGSGRSVGGLDPADSAASTLEVWDQQLARHGAELLRARLHLVNRLRPHLGYSYLRVSTDEGAEQALSLPPDQRGEVDSPADIRYRSAVLEELGAAPGTLPGTREIHDVMAAMLAAGHDEEIDRGTTLVGPHRDDMEIRLHDFPAKGYASHGESWSLALALRLASYDLLRLEEGDLGDGEPILILDDVFSELDTRRRERLGRIVTDASQVLITTANDSDIPESLDGEIHVVDVTLGAAVPRGSGRP